The proteins below are encoded in one region of Bremerella sp. P1:
- a CDS encoding PstS family phosphate ABC transporter substrate-binding protein yields the protein MSRCHLFVLTSLLACLCPGVLMAQLQVDPKLPEYKRVSGVSGTIKSIGSDTMNNMMTLWAEGFQEIYPNVQIEIEGKGSSTAPPALIQGTATFGPMSRPMKANEIDDFEKRYGYKPTELGTSIDMLAVYVNKDNPIAGLSLPQVDAIFSTNRKGGADKDITRWGELGLQGAFAQSPISLYGRNSASGTYAFFKENALFGGDYKPSVKEQPGSSSVVQGVATDKFGIGYSGIGYKTSDVRALPLSVEGTDFVEATAENADDYPLSRFLFISVNHRPGSELDPLRREFLKYIYSQQGQKAVVKDGYLPIPAVIAEVQLEKVGIKN from the coding sequence ATGTCCCGTTGCCACCTATTCGTGCTTACTTCGCTCCTGGCGTGTCTCTGCCCTGGTGTGTTGATGGCTCAGTTGCAAGTCGACCCAAAACTGCCGGAATATAAGCGAGTTTCGGGTGTCTCGGGTACGATCAAAAGCATCGGCTCCGACACGATGAACAACATGATGACCCTGTGGGCCGAGGGCTTCCAGGAGATCTATCCGAACGTTCAAATCGAGATCGAAGGCAAAGGCTCCTCGACTGCTCCTCCAGCCCTGATCCAAGGCACGGCAACCTTTGGTCCCATGAGCCGTCCGATGAAGGCCAACGAAATCGACGACTTTGAAAAGCGATACGGATACAAGCCAACTGAACTGGGCACCAGCATCGACATGTTGGCCGTCTACGTGAATAAGGACAATCCAATCGCAGGCCTGTCGCTACCTCAGGTCGATGCGATCTTCTCGACCAATCGCAAAGGCGGTGCCGACAAGGACATTACACGTTGGGGAGAACTTGGCCTGCAGGGTGCATTCGCCCAGTCGCCAATCAGCCTGTATGGTCGCAACTCGGCTTCCGGCACCTATGCGTTCTTCAAGGAAAACGCCCTGTTTGGCGGCGACTACAAGCCGTCGGTCAAAGAACAGCCTGGTAGTTCTTCGGTCGTGCAAGGCGTCGCAACCGATAAGTTCGGCATCGGCTACAGCGGTATTGGTTACAAGACGTCGGACGTTCGTGCTCTGCCACTTTCGGTCGAAGGCACCGACTTCGTGGAAGCGACTGCCGAAAACGCCGACGACTATCCACTGTCGCGTTTCCTGTTTATCAGCGTGAACCATCGCCCCGGCAGTGAGCTCGATCCACTGCGTCGTGAGTTTTTGAAATACATCTATAGCCAACAAGGACAGAAGGCCGTCGTGAAGGACGGCTATCTGCCCATCCCCGCTGTGATTGCGGAAGTCCAGCTGGAAAAGGTCGGCATCAAGAACTGA
- a CDS encoding DUF1501 domain-containing protein, translating to MNALPHSRRRFLQTTAGLLGAASCSWLPQLATAAGSDPNRKRSCILLWMAGGPTQTDTFDMKPGHANGGEFKETETNVPGLRFSEHFAGLAKQADKLAILRGMSTREGDHLRGTYLMHTGQRPGGPLNYPSIGASLSKAMQDNQSTLPNYVAVNPSGLLSGSALSPGFLGPRYAAATVGTRGAPAAEGSDEMADLGVDFLSLPPGIDTKRQEARLALWKDQQNQFLARHPSGAAEAQATIFQSAVKMMHPDAASAFDLSQESTEVRESYGKGTFGQGCLIARRLVERDVPFVEVTLGGNGLGWDTHQGNFPTVERLSKELDQGWSTLLRELAERDLLETTTICWMGEFGRTPNINGTAGRDHFPDAWTCVLSGGGIAGGQAYGKTDEAGREVTEGKTEVQDLLATLCRAVGVDPATEHYSPQARPIKISEGTSIDQVLA from the coding sequence ACGACCGCAGGCCTGTTGGGCGCTGCCAGTTGTTCTTGGCTTCCCCAACTGGCCACCGCGGCCGGATCGGACCCGAACCGCAAGCGAAGCTGCATCTTGTTGTGGATGGCTGGCGGTCCGACGCAAACCGATACGTTTGATATGAAGCCAGGGCATGCCAACGGTGGCGAGTTCAAGGAAACGGAAACCAACGTGCCGGGCCTGCGCTTCAGCGAACACTTTGCCGGACTGGCCAAGCAGGCCGACAAGCTTGCCATTTTGCGAGGGATGAGTACCCGCGAAGGGGACCATCTGCGAGGCACTTACCTGATGCACACCGGGCAGCGACCTGGTGGCCCGCTCAATTACCCATCGATCGGTGCATCGCTTTCCAAAGCAATGCAGGACAATCAGTCGACGCTTCCCAATTATGTCGCCGTCAACCCTAGTGGCCTGCTTAGCGGCAGCGCGCTGAGTCCTGGTTTCTTAGGGCCACGTTATGCGGCGGCCACCGTGGGCACGCGAGGCGCGCCGGCTGCAGAAGGCTCGGATGAGATGGCTGACCTGGGTGTCGACTTCCTTTCGCTTCCGCCTGGCATCGACACGAAGCGGCAGGAGGCGCGGCTGGCATTGTGGAAAGACCAACAGAACCAATTCCTGGCCCGGCATCCTTCTGGGGCAGCCGAAGCGCAAGCCACGATCTTTCAATCGGCGGTTAAAATGATGCACCCCGATGCGGCCTCGGCGTTTGATCTTTCGCAGGAGTCAACCGAAGTCCGTGAATCGTACGGCAAGGGCACCTTTGGCCAAGGCTGCCTGATTGCTCGGCGTCTGGTCGAACGTGACGTTCCGTTTGTAGAAGTGACCCTAGGCGGAAATGGCCTGGGCTGGGATACCCACCAAGGCAACTTCCCCACCGTCGAACGGCTCTCGAAAGAACTCGACCAAGGCTGGAGTACTCTCCTGCGCGAATTGGCTGAGCGTGATCTGCTGGAAACGACCACCATCTGCTGGATGGGCGAGTTTGGCAGGACCCCTAACATCAACGGCACCGCTGGTCGCGATCATTTCCCCGACGCCTGGACTTGCGTTCTATCGGGCGGGGGAATCGCTGGCGGGCAGGCCTACGGTAAGACTGACGAAGCCGGCCGTGAAGTGACCGAAGGGAAGACCGAAGTTCAAGACCTGCTGGCGACACTATGCCGGGCCGTGGGTGTCGACCCGGCGACCGAGCACTATTCGCCTCAGGCCCGTCCTATCAAGATTTCGGAAGGGACTTCCATCGATCAGGTTTTGGCGTAA
- a CDS encoding ABC transporter permease subunit, producing the protein MSGTQPRFTGRKRRLKTHWSVRWSDLMCEGVITVGGIGTIVAVCLVALVLVMEVIPLFRGASIKPLDIQEAPWSSGEVVHFELNEYQTMGWLLTKDGKLKVVRLIPPAPKDAEAESMSSSAFEVVTETQLVDDGEITAISTSTGQTDFVIGLNDGTARVGNVEFKTTFVDPVEIKNWFVDQTGDTSGKQLSHPGDTAIYKDGVVQMTPQGQYRAQNVDWTLGDPITVGESAIVLLDHLPQASARSSLGGTSTTFAALTDDDQLKLVVVSEKKSLLTGKVKLDTKLYDLPAVAKDGRVPKFVLIDDLGNNVLAVEELGQLSRYDIRDKNNISIAETVNLTPDSEASITSCDWILGRETLFVGDSDGNCSGWFQIRLSDRTDEKFANRQSSDGFALVRAHAFPQGPGPVSSFGASSRSRMFIVGYATGQCSLFHMTTEKYVADLMMPEGGLVKLARIAPRDDGLFIEADGKIAHYALSPGFPDITLASLFLPVWYEGYAEPLNMWQSSSSKTEDELKFSLYPLISGTFKATFYSMLFGAPLALLAAVYTSEFSTRRTRMMVKPTVEMMASLPSVVLGFLAALVFAPVVEEVVPACLAAMFTIPFTILLGAFIWQVMPQAFTLRLQPYRLWFLAPVLVLGIYLAYRMGPSIEQWLFLGNIKFWLVHPEQGSGVGGWLLILIPFCTLVMLALDVYALNSFWRGTVARAPRFTFALLSLVKFLLLSIATFSLAYALGSLLDLAGWDPRGTYIGEFDQRNSLIVGFVMGFAVIPIIYTLSDDALSTVPSHLRSASLGCGATHWQTAMRVVIPTAMSGLFSALMIGLGRVAGETMIVLMAGGNTPIEDWNIFNGFRTLSTNIAIELPEAVQGSSHYRVLFLSALVLFLLTFLINTVAEVVRLYFRRRAYQL; encoded by the coding sequence ATGAGTGGCACCCAGCCAAGATTCACCGGAAGAAAACGCAGGCTCAAGACTCACTGGAGCGTGCGTTGGTCGGACCTTATGTGCGAAGGCGTCATCACGGTCGGTGGAATTGGTACGATCGTCGCCGTCTGCCTGGTGGCGCTCGTTCTGGTGATGGAGGTCATTCCTCTGTTTCGCGGCGCTTCGATCAAGCCGCTGGACATTCAAGAAGCCCCTTGGAGTTCTGGCGAGGTCGTTCACTTTGAATTGAACGAATACCAGACGATGGGCTGGCTGCTGACCAAGGACGGAAAGCTTAAGGTCGTCCGTCTGATTCCACCGGCCCCGAAAGACGCCGAAGCGGAATCGATGAGTTCATCGGCATTTGAGGTGGTTACCGAGACCCAATTGGTCGACGATGGCGAGATCACGGCAATCTCGACATCGACCGGGCAAACCGACTTCGTCATAGGCCTGAACGACGGAACGGCTCGCGTGGGTAACGTGGAATTCAAAACCACGTTTGTCGACCCGGTCGAAATCAAAAATTGGTTTGTCGACCAGACCGGCGACACCAGCGGCAAACAGTTGTCGCATCCCGGAGATACTGCCATTTACAAAGACGGGGTCGTCCAGATGACACCCCAGGGGCAGTATCGCGCTCAGAATGTCGATTGGACGCTTGGCGATCCCATTACCGTGGGTGAATCGGCAATCGTTCTGCTGGACCATCTGCCTCAAGCCAGCGCAAGATCGAGCCTGGGTGGAACGTCGACCACGTTTGCAGCCCTGACTGACGATGACCAGTTAAAGCTAGTCGTTGTCAGCGAAAAGAAGAGTCTCCTTACCGGCAAAGTCAAATTAGATACCAAGCTCTATGATCTCCCTGCGGTAGCGAAAGACGGCCGTGTTCCCAAGTTCGTTCTTATCGATGATCTTGGAAACAACGTTCTGGCCGTCGAAGAACTGGGACAACTGAGCCGATATGACATTCGCGACAAGAATAACATCAGTATTGCCGAAACGGTCAACCTGACGCCTGATTCCGAAGCGTCGATCACTTCGTGCGACTGGATTTTGGGCCGTGAAACCTTGTTCGTCGGAGACAGCGATGGCAACTGTTCTGGCTGGTTTCAAATTCGCTTGTCGGATCGCACCGATGAGAAGTTCGCCAATCGCCAGAGTTCCGATGGCTTCGCGCTGGTACGTGCTCATGCGTTTCCCCAAGGCCCCGGCCCGGTCAGTTCGTTTGGTGCTTCGTCCCGCAGTCGCATGTTCATTGTTGGTTATGCGACCGGGCAATGCTCGCTGTTTCATATGACCACGGAAAAGTACGTGGCCGATTTAATGATGCCTGAGGGTGGCCTCGTGAAACTGGCCAGGATCGCTCCTCGAGACGACGGGCTGTTTATCGAGGCCGATGGCAAGATCGCTCACTATGCTCTGTCCCCCGGCTTTCCGGACATTACACTGGCCTCTCTCTTTTTGCCGGTTTGGTACGAAGGCTACGCCGAACCACTGAACATGTGGCAAAGCTCTTCCTCCAAGACAGAAGACGAACTCAAGTTCTCGCTTTATCCGCTCATCTCAGGCACCTTCAAGGCAACGTTTTACTCGATGCTGTTCGGCGCGCCGCTGGCACTTCTGGCGGCCGTGTACACCAGCGAGTTCAGCACGCGGCGTACCCGCATGATGGTAAAGCCCACCGTCGAAATGATGGCCAGTCTGCCGAGCGTGGTGCTTGGTTTTCTGGCGGCATTGGTGTTTGCCCCAGTGGTCGAGGAAGTGGTTCCGGCCTGCCTGGCGGCGATGTTCACGATACCCTTTACCATCTTGCTAGGAGCGTTTATCTGGCAAGTCATGCCACAAGCATTTACGCTTCGCCTTCAGCCTTATCGACTTTGGTTTCTCGCACCAGTGCTCGTTCTGGGCATCTATCTCGCTTACCGAATGGGGCCATCGATCGAGCAGTGGCTCTTCCTGGGCAACATCAAGTTTTGGCTCGTCCATCCCGAACAAGGCTCCGGGGTCGGTGGCTGGCTGTTGATCCTGATCCCCTTCTGCACGTTGGTTATGCTTGCCCTGGATGTTTATGCCCTGAATTCGTTTTGGCGAGGCACCGTCGCCAGGGCACCCAGGTTTACCTTCGCGCTATTGAGCTTGGTGAAGTTTTTGCTGCTATCGATCGCGACCTTTTCGTTGGCCTATGCCCTGGGAAGCCTCTTAGACCTGGCTGGCTGGGATCCGCGCGGAACCTACATCGGCGAATTCGATCAACGTAACTCCTTGATCGTCGGCTTTGTGATGGGCTTCGCGGTCATTCCCATTATTTACACCCTGTCGGACGACGCCCTTTCCACCGTGCCGTCTCACCTACGATCGGCGTCCTTAGGATGTGGTGCTACGCATTGGCAAACGGCCATGCGGGTAGTCATTCCGACAGCGATGAGCGGACTGTTCTCGGCACTGATGATTGGCCTGGGACGCGTCGCCGGAGAGACGATGATCGTACTCATGGCCGGGGGCAACACACCGATTGAAGACTGGAACATCTTCAACGGCTTCCGAACCCTCAGCACGAACATCGCCATTGAACTGCCTGAAGCTGTTCAGGGAAGCTCGCACTATCGTGTGCTGTTCCTGTCGGCGCTAGTCCTCTTCCTGCTGACCTTTCTGATTAACACGGTCGCCGAGGTCGTCCGACTTTACTTCCGGAGGAGGGCCTACCAGCTATGA